From Loxodonta africana isolate mLoxAfr1 chromosome 2, mLoxAfr1.hap2, whole genome shotgun sequence, the proteins below share one genomic window:
- the WNT9A gene encoding protein Wnt-9a, translating into MLDGPLLARWLAASFALTLLLAALRPSAAYFGLTGSEPLTILPLTLEPEAAAAKAHYKACDRLKLERKQRRMCRRDPGVAETLVEAISMSALECQYQFRFERWNCTLEGRYRASLLKRGFKETAFLYAISSAGLTHALAKACSAGRMERCTCDEAPDLENREAWQWGGCGDNLKYSSKFVKEFLGRRSSKDLRARVDFHNNLVGVKVIKAGVETTCKCHGVSGSCTVRTCWRQLAPFHEVGKHLKHKYETALKVGSTTNEATGEAGDISPPRGRAPGAGGSDPLPRTPELVHLDDSPSFCLAGRFSPGTAGRKCHREKNCESICCGRGHNTQSRAVTRPCQCQVRWCCYVECKQCTQREEVYTCKG; encoded by the exons GCTGACGGGCAGTGAGCCCCTGACCATCCTCCCTCTGACCCTGGAGCCTGAGGCCGCGGCCGCCAAGGCACACTACAAGGCCTGTGACCGGCTGAAGCTGGAGCGGAAGCAGCGGCGCATGTGCCGCCGGGACCCAGGGGTGGCCGAGACGCTGGTGGAGGCCATCAGCATGAGCGCCCTTGAGTGCCAGTACCAGTTCCGTTTCGAAAGGTGGAACTGCACCCTGGAGGGCCGCTACCGGGCGAGCCTGCTCAAGCGAG GCTTCAAGGAGACAGCCTTCCTGTACGCCATCTCCTCGGCCGGGCTGACCCACGCGCTGGCCAAGGCCTGCAGCGCCGGCCGCATGGAGCGCTGCACCTGTGACGAGGCGCCTGACCTGGAGAACCGTGAGGCCTGGCAGTGGGGCGGCTGTGGGGACAACCTCAAGTACAGCAGCAAGTTCGTCAAGGAATTCCTGGGCCGCAGGTCGAGCAAGGACCTGCGGGCCCGCGTGGACTTCCACAACAACCTCGTAGGCGTGAAG GTGATCAAGGCCGGGGTGGAGACCACGTGCAAGTGCCATGGTGTGTCTGGCTCCTGCACAGTTCGGACCTGCTGGCGCCAGCTGGCACCCTTCCACGAGGTGGGCAAGCACCTGAAGCACAAGTATGAGACTGCGCTCAAGGTGGGCAGCACCACCAACGAGGCCACAGGCGAGGCAGGTGACATCTCGCCACCTCGAGGTCGAGCACCGGGGGCGGGTGGCAGCGACCCACTGCCTCGCACCCCCGAGCTGGTGCATCTGGACGACTCGCCCAGCTTCTGTCTGGCTGGCCGCTTCTCCCCGGGCACCGCCGGCCGTAAGTGCCACCGTGAGAAGAACTGTGAGAGCATCTGCTGCGGGCGTGGCCACAACACGCAGAGCCGGGCCGTCACACGGCCCTGCCAGTGCCAGGTGCGCTGGTGCTGCTACGTGGAGTGCAAGCAGTGCACGCAGCGCGAGGAGGTCTACACCTGCAAGGGCTGA